A stretch of the Arachis stenosperma cultivar V10309 chromosome 6, arast.V10309.gnm1.PFL2, whole genome shotgun sequence genome encodes the following:
- the LOC130934173 gene encoding uncharacterized protein LOC130934173, producing the protein MGFEKAGAEWKLQLQKLESFRLEAYENSRLYKEKMKAVHDQYIKRKEFQPGDLVLLYNSRLRLMPGKLRSRWEGPYRVERAEPYGVFHLSHPSSSELIKVNGHRLKLYHGEKATKNKELEIFLLEDPLATEH; encoded by the coding sequence ATGGGATTTGAGAAAGCCGGAGCTGAAtggaagttgcaactgcaaaAATTGGAGAGctttcgcctagaagcttatgagaactcaagacTGTACAAGGAGAAAATGAAGGCTGTACATGATCAATACATCAAGAGAAAggagttccaacctggggatTTGGTTCTTCTTTATAACTCTagactgaggctcatgccaggcaaacTGCGATCAAGGTGGGAAGGTCCATATAGGGTCGAGAGAGCTGAACCGTACGGAGTTTTCCATCTAAGTCacccttcaagctctgaactcaTCAAGGTTAATGGACATCGTTTGAAGCTCTACCATGGTGAGAAGGCGACGAAAAACAAGGAGTTAGAGATCTTCCTCCTGGAGGATCCACTCGCAACTGAACACTGA